In Streptomyces alboniger, the following are encoded in one genomic region:
- a CDS encoding glycosyltransferase family 87 protein, with protein MATTEPTRAENDAQPDSSEGESPGTGPRIPTPPSRESDSADDQRLPRLLRHPVTLATALAAVLHIIWFFAFANSGGDLAAQDAWAEFVGRHPDSAYNLAWYGGMHPVSYSVVSPYLMSVLGVRTTMMIAGTLSATFLTMILVRSRAVKQPMWPALAGVFALFCNAVSGRVTYGLGQMFALMAVAAVFCWPYRWRYKRWAKALVAAPFAALATMGSPVAGLFVGLVAVALFLSKRYPGAYALGVAPAVVVGLSAWLFPFSGTQPMSIGSASPPLICAVCVYFCVPKQWKTVRITTAVYAVFVLGVWVINSQIGSNITRLAMCFTGVVLLAALPYTVKKSRKWYAIVLALAGFTGWIGYKTGDDIVHTRPVASWTREVSPLIDELREVGAAKGRVEIVPARSHREASAFAPHVQLARGWNRQADMERNPLFYDDTLNSANYREWLQRWAVHYVVLPEGEPDGDGGKREAQLIKDGLPYLKQVWVDSDWRLYEVLDPTPLAEPHAVVERAEQGEMKLRVERPGRVLIRIPYSPWLSVVDAEGKGVARPQETEASKQRRALNDRRPKEYANVHGCLVEAKEDHNGDEWIELLAPKAGTYRLGSPYQLPRGTPCPEELSR; from the coding sequence GTGGCCACAACAGAGCCGACGCGCGCCGAAAACGACGCACAGCCGGACAGCAGCGAGGGCGAGAGCCCGGGCACGGGCCCGCGAATACCAACGCCGCCCTCCCGGGAATCCGACTCCGCCGACGACCAGCGGCTGCCGCGCCTCCTGCGCCACCCGGTGACCCTCGCGACGGCGCTCGCCGCCGTGCTGCACATCATCTGGTTCTTCGCGTTCGCCAACAGCGGCGGCGACCTCGCGGCGCAGGACGCCTGGGCCGAGTTCGTCGGGCGGCACCCCGACTCGGCGTACAACCTCGCCTGGTACGGCGGCATGCACCCGGTGTCGTACAGCGTCGTCTCGCCGTATCTGATGTCGGTCCTCGGCGTGCGGACGACGATGATGATCGCCGGGACGCTCTCCGCCACCTTCCTCACGATGATCCTGGTCCGCAGCCGGGCCGTGAAGCAGCCCATGTGGCCCGCCCTCGCCGGTGTCTTCGCACTGTTCTGCAACGCCGTGTCGGGCCGTGTGACCTACGGCCTCGGCCAGATGTTCGCGCTCATGGCGGTCGCCGCCGTCTTCTGCTGGCCGTACCGCTGGCGCTACAAGCGGTGGGCCAAGGCGCTGGTCGCCGCGCCGTTCGCCGCCCTCGCCACGATGGGCAGCCCGGTGGCCGGCCTCTTCGTCGGGCTCGTCGCCGTCGCGCTCTTCCTCAGCAAGCGCTACCCGGGCGCGTACGCGCTGGGGGTCGCGCCCGCCGTCGTCGTGGGCCTGTCCGCGTGGCTCTTCCCGTTCTCCGGCACCCAGCCGATGTCGATCGGCTCGGCGTCCCCGCCGCTGATCTGCGCGGTCTGCGTCTACTTCTGCGTACCGAAGCAGTGGAAGACCGTGCGGATCACGACGGCCGTGTACGCCGTGTTCGTGCTCGGCGTCTGGGTGATCAACTCCCAGATCGGCTCCAACATCACCCGCCTCGCGATGTGCTTCACCGGCGTCGTGCTGCTCGCCGCGCTGCCGTACACCGTGAAGAAGTCCCGCAAGTGGTACGCGATCGTGCTGGCCCTCGCCGGGTTCACCGGGTGGATCGGGTACAAGACCGGCGACGACATCGTGCACACGAGGCCCGTCGCGTCCTGGACGCGTGAGGTGTCGCCCCTGATCGACGAGTTGCGGGAGGTGGGCGCCGCCAAGGGCCGCGTCGAGATCGTGCCCGCCCGCAGCCACCGCGAGGCGTCCGCGTTCGCCCCGCACGTCCAGCTCGCCCGCGGCTGGAACAGGCAGGCGGACATGGAGCGCAACCCGCTCTTCTACGACGACACCCTCAACTCCGCGAACTACCGCGAATGGCTCCAGCGCTGGGCCGTGCACTACGTGGTGCTGCCCGAGGGCGAGCCCGACGGCGACGGCGGCAAGCGCGAGGCGCAGCTCATCAAGGACGGCCTGCCGTATCTGAAGCAGGTGTGGGTCGACTCCGACTGGCGGCTGTACGAGGTCCTCGACCCGACGCCGCTCGCCGAGCCGCACGCCGTCGTGGAGCGTGCCGAGCAGGGCGAGATGAAGCTGCGGGTGGAGCGGCCCGGACGCGTCCTGATCCGCATCCCGTACTCCCCGTGGCTGAGCGTCGTCGACGCCGAGGGCAAGGGCGTGGCGCGGCCCCAGGAGACCGAGGCCTCGAAGCAGCGCCGCGCGCTCAACGACCGGCGCCCCAAGGAGTACGCCAACGTCCACGGCTGCCTGGTGGAGGCCAAGGAGGACCACAACGGCGACGAGTGGATCGAACTGCTCGCCCCGAAGGCCGGCACCTACCGGCTCGGCTCCCCCTACCAGCTGCCGCGCGGCACGCCCTGCCCGGAGGAGCTGAGCCGCTGA
- a CDS encoding D-alanyl-D-alanine carboxypeptidase gives MKPVSGEGAVSGEGAGVDASAEGAELPGEGADQVEGASAEAEVSAASREETSAAEGDAPGKGATSAEGATPAEGIPAAEDDAPAKGAPAAEGGNPGKGAPAAEGGTPAKGAPAAKIDAPAKEAPAAEGGAPAKGAPAAEDDAPAAETPAAKSDAPAEEGPKAPTGTKPPTPDDKFAGVDQATAVFKAPSLKPAVDQPTTMLKLGGEAPAKGAGTGAGKGPAKGAANAGREVERDAERTSKFVALKPLDEPAGKAAPKAGEPKTEPKGGAKAEPKAGPKAGPAAPAAGGPKAGAPQPPPPVERTTQQPLPPKPPIDLLAELTNTPPPPETPVRTAVRRVKIWTPLVLLLVVVFAVVQAVRPLPAPTLTLTAQKSVSFEGDKPSVPWPSQGQAAMDVNGLGSFGTSGEQKPVPIASIAKVMTVYVILRDHPLEKGKDGPKIPVDAAAQKHYETGKPENESVVKVTEGQKITQYEALQAVMLPSANNVAKLLARWDSKSGSEDAFVAKMNKTAKELGMKNTHYTDPSGLDKTTVSTAEDLVKLGRAAMENPVFNEISRQPSYKDLNGDQQNNYFGLVPTVAIGIKTGTTTAAGGNILFAAEKKVGGETQTIIGAALGQYGKNGVANIDEVTGVTRKLIEAGQDALTAKKIVKKGDVVGQVDDGLGGTTPVVATKDVSAAGWSGLTVKLMLEENKGKPVPHTAKAGTKVGVLSVGDGKGDAVEVPVALQKDLAEPGLGAKLRRVG, from the coding sequence GTGAAGCCTGTGTCTGGCGAGGGCGCGGTTTCTGGCGAGGGCGCCGGGGTGGACGCTTCTGCCGAGGGGGCCGAGCTTCCCGGCGAGGGCGCCGACCAGGTGGAGGGCGCTTCTGCCGAGGCAGAGGTTTCCGCTGCCTCCCGCGAGGAGACCTCCGCTGCCGAGGGCGACGCCCCGGGCAAGGGAGCCACGTCTGCCGAGGGTGCCACCCCGGCCGAGGGAATCCCGGCTGCCGAGGACGATGCCCCGGCCAAGGGTGCCCCCGCTGCCGAGGGTGGCAACCCGGGCAAGGGAGCCCCGGCTGCCGAGGGTGGCACCCCGGCCAAGGGAGCCCCGGCTGCCAAGATCGATGCCCCAGCCAAGGAAGCCCCGGCCGCTGAGGGCGGTGCCCCGGCCAAGGGAGCCCCGGCCGCCGAGGACGATGCCCCGGCCGCGGAAACCCCCGCCGCCAAGAGCGACGCCCCCGCTGAAGAGGGCCCCAAGGCCCCCACCGGCACCAAGCCCCCCACCCCCGACGACAAGTTCGCCGGGGTTGATCAAGCTACCGCCGTGTTCAAGGCTCCCTCCCTGAAGCCTGCGGTGGATCAGCCGACCACCATGCTCAAGCTGGGCGGCGAGGCCCCCGCCAAGGGTGCCGGCACGGGTGCAGGCAAGGGTCCCGCAAAGGGCGCTGCAAACGCTGGGCGGGAAGTTGAGCGGGACGCCGAGCGGACCAGTAAGTTCGTCGCTCTGAAGCCCCTCGACGAGCCCGCCGGCAAGGCCGCGCCCAAGGCCGGGGAGCCGAAGACCGAGCCGAAGGGCGGGGCGAAGGCCGAGCCGAAAGCCGGACCCAAGGCCGGCCCCGCGGCCCCGGCCGCGGGCGGACCCAAGGCCGGCGCCCCCCAGCCGCCGCCCCCAGTGGAACGGACCACGCAGCAGCCGCTGCCCCCCAAGCCCCCCATCGACCTGCTCGCCGAGCTGACCAACACCCCGCCGCCGCCCGAGACCCCCGTCCGCACCGCCGTGCGCCGGGTCAAGATCTGGACGCCGCTGGTGCTGCTCCTGGTGGTCGTCTTTGCGGTCGTACAGGCCGTACGGCCGCTGCCCGCGCCCACCCTGACCCTCACCGCGCAGAAGTCCGTGTCCTTCGAGGGCGACAAGCCGTCCGTGCCGTGGCCGTCCCAGGGGCAGGCCGCGATGGACGTCAACGGCCTCGGTTCGTTCGGCACGTCCGGTGAGCAGAAGCCCGTACCGATCGCCAGCATCGCCAAGGTCATGACGGTCTACGTGATCCTGCGCGACCACCCGCTGGAGAAGGGCAAGGACGGCCCGAAGATCCCCGTCGACGCCGCCGCGCAGAAGCACTACGAGACCGGCAAGCCGGAGAACGAGTCCGTCGTCAAGGTCACCGAGGGCCAGAAGATCACCCAGTACGAGGCGCTGCAAGCGGTGATGCTGCCGTCCGCCAACAACGTCGCCAAGCTGCTCGCCCGCTGGGACAGTAAGAGCGGCTCCGAGGACGCGTTCGTCGCGAAGATGAACAAGACCGCCAAGGAGCTGGGGATGAAGAACACCCACTACACGGACCCCAGCGGCCTCGACAAGACGACCGTCTCCACCGCCGAGGACCTCGTGAAGCTCGGCCGCGCCGCGATGGAGAACCCGGTCTTCAACGAGATCTCCCGCCAGCCCAGCTACAAGGACCTCAACGGCGACCAGCAGAACAACTACTTCGGCCTCGTCCCGACCGTCGCCATCGGCATCAAGACCGGCACCACCACGGCAGCGGGCGGCAACATCCTCTTCGCCGCGGAGAAGAAGGTCGGCGGCGAGACCCAGACGATCATCGGCGCCGCCCTCGGCCAGTACGGGAAGAACGGCGTCGCCAACATCGACGAGGTCACCGGCGTGACCCGCAAGCTCATCGAGGCCGGTCAGGACGCGCTCACCGCCAAGAAGATCGTGAAGAAGGGCGACGTGGTGGGCCAGGTCGACGACGGCCTGGGCGGCACGACTCCGGTCGTCGCCACCAAGGACGTCTCCGCGGCGGGCTGGTCCGGCCTCACCGTGAAGCTGATGCTGGAGGAGAACAAGGGCAAGCCCGTACCGCACACGGCGAAGGCCGGAACCAAGGTCGGCGTGCTGAGCGTCGGCGACGGCAAGGGTGACGCCGTCGAGGTGCCCGTGGCCCTCCAGAAGGACCTCGCGGAACCGGGCCTCGGCGCCAAGCTGCGCCGCGTCGGCTGA
- a CDS encoding GOLPH3/VPS74 family protein — translation MGRSRRTIPEELLLLALDPATGTTAQPQSLDLGLAGAQLVELALAGRIAPDGDRIAVVMPRPTGDPTLDSALELLRRRGSPVRAVHWIGGPRLGLRQIYLSHLERCGMVHAVAGQMCGVLPTTRYQATDTAISRDIRARLDSAIRTGVPPDPRTAALAALAHAVGLGKHLYPGNEGRSSRSRLRDLIRHDPMGGLVAHAVMDVQNGVAAQPRRSAAPAAPTGAGGRQPARAAADPDRIPMQPRRGSMARAVAH, via the coding sequence ATGGGCAGGAGCCGCAGAACAATTCCGGAGGAGCTTCTGCTGCTCGCTTTGGACCCGGCCACGGGTACCACAGCGCAGCCGCAGTCGCTCGACCTCGGTCTGGCCGGAGCACAGCTAGTGGAGCTGGCACTGGCCGGACGGATAGCCCCAGACGGGGATCGTATCGCCGTGGTGATGCCACGGCCGACCGGAGATCCGACTCTGGACTCCGCACTGGAACTGCTGCGCAGGCGCGGCAGCCCGGTCCGGGCGGTCCACTGGATCGGCGGGCCCCGGCTGGGGCTGCGCCAGATTTACCTCTCGCATCTGGAGCGGTGCGGCATGGTGCATGCCGTGGCGGGCCAGATGTGCGGAGTGCTGCCGACGACTCGCTATCAGGCGACGGACACGGCGATCAGCCGGGACATCAGGGCCCGGCTGGATTCGGCGATCCGCACCGGCGTACCGCCGGACCCGCGGACCGCGGCGCTCGCCGCGCTGGCCCACGCGGTCGGTCTCGGCAAGCATCTGTACCCCGGGAACGAAGGGCGTTCATCGCGCTCCCGCCTCCGGGACCTGATCAGGCACGACCCCATGGGCGGTCTCGTGGCGCACGCCGTGATGGACGTCCAGAACGGCGTGGCCGCTCAGCCGCGCCGCAGCGCCGCACCGGCAGCCCCCACGGGTGCCGGCGGCCGGCAGCCGGCCAGGGCGGCGGCGGACCCGGACCGGATCCCGATGCAGCCGCGCCGCGGATCCATGGCACGCGCCGTGGCCCACTGA
- a CDS encoding helix-turn-helix domain-containing protein: MASNVNPTVRRRRLGQELRRLRELKGMTAEEVAERLLVSQSKISRLENGRRSISQRDVRDLCGVYEVEDHRIVDSLMQMAKDSRQQGWWHSFGDIPYSVYIGLETDAASLRVYDPQVVPGLLQTRAYAEALITGALPETTTSDIEKRVQVRMRRQDRIAAPTNPLRLWTVLDESALRRVVGSEQLMREQLEHLVEQSQLPHVTVQVIPFELGAHPGLNGQYAILEFPDAADSSVVYIEGVTSDLYLEKANDVQQYSVMYEHLRAQALNVEQSRRLITEISQGYAR; this comes from the coding sequence GTGGCGTCCAATGTCAATCCCACCGTCAGGCGACGTCGCCTGGGCCAGGAGCTGCGCCGGCTCCGTGAGCTGAAGGGCATGACGGCCGAAGAGGTCGCCGAGCGTCTGCTCGTCTCGCAGTCGAAGATCAGCCGCCTCGAGAACGGCCGCCGCTCGATCAGCCAGCGCGACGTCCGCGACCTGTGCGGTGTCTACGAGGTCGAGGACCACCGCATCGTCGACTCCCTGATGCAAATGGCCAAGGATTCGCGGCAGCAAGGCTGGTGGCACTCCTTCGGCGACATCCCGTACAGCGTGTACATCGGCCTGGAGACGGACGCCGCTTCCTTGCGCGTGTACGACCCGCAGGTCGTCCCCGGCCTGCTCCAGACCCGCGCCTACGCCGAGGCGCTGATCACCGGCGCGCTCCCGGAGACCACGACGAGCGACATCGAGAAGCGTGTCCAGGTGCGCATGAGACGCCAGGACCGCATCGCGGCGCCGACGAATCCGCTGCGTCTGTGGACCGTCCTCGACGAGTCCGCGCTGCGCCGCGTCGTCGGCTCCGAGCAGCTGATGCGCGAGCAACTGGAACACCTTGTGGAGCAGTCGCAGCTGCCGCATGTGACGGTCCAGGTGATCCCCTTCGAGCTGGGCGCGCACCCGGGCCTCAACGGCCAGTACGCGATTCTGGAATTCCCCGACGCCGCCGATTCCAGCGTCGTCTACATCGAGGGCGTCACCAGCGACCTGTATCTGGAGAAGGCGAACGACGTCCAGCAGTACAGCGTGATGTACGAGCACCTGCGGGCCCAGGCGCTGAACGTGGAGCAGTCACGCAGGCTCATCACGGAAATCTCGCAGGGCTACGCCCGCTGA
- a CDS encoding DUF397 domain-containing protein — translation MAIQQGVSHTWVKSSYSTGNGACVEVKSPQPTGISVRDSKVAAGPVLAFPADSWNAFVSEVSRGAADLA, via the coding sequence ATGGCAATCCAGCAGGGTGTTTCGCATACGTGGGTCAAGTCCTCGTACTCCACCGGGAACGGCGCGTGCGTGGAGGTCAAGTCCCCGCAGCCGACCGGCATTTCGGTGCGCGACTCCAAGGTCGCGGCGGGACCGGTCCTCGCCTTCCCCGCCGACTCGTGGAACGCGTTCGTCAGCGAGGTGAGCCGGGGGGCTGCCGATCTCGCGTGA
- a CDS encoding SDR family oxidoreductase, whose product MSSSLLTGKTVIVSGVGAGLGHQVAAAVVRDGGNAVLGARTGARLAASAAGIDPGGARTAYRATDITDERQCEALAGLACDRFGGIDAVVHVAAWDSHFGGLEDADFDTWKGVVDVNLLGTLRMTRACLPALKERRGGSVVFIGTQSAVAAPSQVRQAAYAASKGALTSAMYSLARELGPHRIRVNTVLPGWMWGPPVEAYVQFTAESEGVSAAEVRERLAARMALPDLATDGDVADAVVFLASERARAITGQSLLVNAGELMR is encoded by the coding sequence ATGTCGTCGTCGCTGCTCACCGGAAAGACCGTCATCGTCTCGGGCGTCGGCGCCGGGCTCGGCCACCAGGTCGCGGCGGCCGTCGTGCGCGACGGGGGCAACGCCGTGCTCGGGGCGCGCACCGGGGCGCGTCTCGCCGCGTCGGCCGCCGGGATCGACCCCGGGGGCGCGCGTACCGCGTACCGGGCGACCGACATCACCGACGAGCGCCAGTGCGAGGCCCTCGCCGGGCTGGCGTGCGACCGGTTCGGGGGGATCGACGCCGTCGTCCATGTCGCCGCGTGGGACAGCCACTTCGGCGGCCTGGAGGACGCGGACTTCGATACGTGGAAGGGGGTTGTCGACGTCAATCTGCTCGGCACCCTGCGAATGACCCGAGCCTGTCTGCCCGCGCTCAAGGAGCGGCGGGGCGGTTCGGTGGTCTTCATCGGCACGCAGTCGGCGGTGGCGGCGCCCTCGCAGGTGCGGCAGGCCGCGTACGCGGCGTCCAAGGGGGCGCTGACCTCCGCCATGTACTCCCTGGCCCGGGAGCTGGGGCCGCACCGCATCCGGGTCAACACCGTGCTGCCGGGGTGGATGTGGGGGCCTCCGGTGGAGGCCTACGTCCAGTTCACGGCGGAGTCCGAGGGGGTTTCGGCGGCGGAGGTGCGGGAGCGCCTCGCCGCGCGGATGGCTCTTCCCGATCTGGCGACGGACGGGGATGTGGCCGACGCGGTGGTCTTCTTGGCGTCGGAGCGGGCGCGGGCGATTACGGGGCAGTCCCTGCTGGTCAACGCCGGGGAGCTGATGCGGTAG
- a CDS encoding ADP-ribosylglycohydrolase family protein, with amino-acid sequence MATAAATGVWGRAEQQDFRSRVRGTLLGAAVGDAFGAPVDGLSLDEIRKAHGDAGLTQPASAYGRRGAVTAATQLTLFTVDGLIRAQVRRDTGAWHPPTDLHRAYRRWAATQSDWGPDERREEDGWLAREEWLYARRNPPRACLLGLGNIVMGTVATPKNPDERGPEAAVRSAPFGLLVGWEPQLVLQLAVECAVQTHGHPTAYLSAGAHAVIVHGLARGESLDGAVQRALALLAAHPGHPPVADALRHALGTVRQGMPTPARVEELLAEGTAEGALAAAVYCALVGEDIRHGVRLAVNHGGASAAVGALCGALLGALHGETALPPGWLTELEGRPTMLELADDFAMEMTQGPALHGPAVSSPGWLARYPRA; translated from the coding sequence GTGGCCACAGCAGCAGCCACCGGTGTCTGGGGCCGCGCCGAGCAGCAGGACTTCCGCAGCCGCGTGCGCGGCACGCTCCTCGGAGCCGCCGTGGGCGACGCCTTCGGGGCGCCCGTCGACGGGCTCTCCCTCGACGAGATACGAAAGGCCCACGGCGACGCGGGCCTCACCCAGCCCGCCTCCGCTTACGGCAGACGCGGCGCCGTGACGGCCGCGACCCAGCTCACCCTCTTCACTGTCGACGGCCTCATACGCGCCCAGGTGCGCCGCGACACCGGCGCCTGGCACCCGCCGACCGACCTGCACCGCGCCTACCGCCGCTGGGCCGCCACCCAGAGCGACTGGGGCCCGGACGAGCGGCGCGAGGAGGACGGCTGGCTGGCCCGCGAGGAGTGGCTTTACGCGCGCCGCAACCCGCCCCGCGCCTGCCTCCTCGGGCTCGGCAACATCGTCATGGGCACCGTGGCCACCCCCAAGAACCCCGACGAGCGCGGCCCCGAGGCCGCCGTCAGATCGGCGCCCTTCGGCCTTCTCGTCGGCTGGGAGCCGCAGCTCGTCCTGCAACTGGCCGTCGAGTGCGCCGTCCAGACCCACGGCCACCCCACCGCCTACCTCTCCGCCGGCGCCCACGCCGTCATCGTGCACGGCCTCGCCCGCGGCGAGTCCCTGGACGGGGCGGTCCAGCGGGCCCTCGCCCTGCTCGCCGCCCACCCCGGCCACCCGCCCGTCGCGGACGCGCTCCGGCACGCGCTGGGCACCGTGCGCCAGGGGATGCCCACGCCCGCGCGCGTCGAGGAGCTGCTCGCGGAGGGCACGGCCGAGGGGGCGCTCGCCGCCGCCGTGTACTGCGCCCTGGTCGGTGAGGACATCCGCCACGGCGTGCGGCTCGCCGTCAACCACGGCGGGGCGTCGGCAGCCGTGGGCGCGCTGTGCGGGGCGCTGCTCGGTGCGCTGCACGGGGAGACCGCGCTCCCGCCGGGCTGGCTCACGGAGCTGGAGGGCCGCCCCACGATGCTGGAGCTGGCGGACGACTTCGCCATGGAGATGACCCAGGGCCCCGCCCTGCACGGGCCCGCCGTCTCCTCGCCGGGCTGGCTCGCCCGCTACCCGCGCGCCTGA
- a CDS encoding tetratricopeptide repeat protein, translating into MARARVSMQELIRRRRRAGFVGRREELRMFRENFELPPDDDRHRFLFHVHGPAGVGKTSLVRELAQLARDRGALVAHIDEGAASIPEAVAELSAQFAQQGRGVKRLERALATYRQRSHEAVAAAVREPDPDAPSTGSAVAARAGVVGLGMVPVVGALAGVVDADRLARGADRLRSRFRTQEDARLVLEPERVLTPVLLDELAEAADTAPWLALFFDTYERTAPFLDRWLHDMMTTDRYGELPANVVLVTAGQRPLDPTRWEGAADFAADLPLRPFTDAEARVLLAAKGVTDEPVVTEVLRLSGRLPVLVSTLAESGPADPGDVGDPSATAVERFLKGEQDPARRAAALACALPRRLDEEVVRAATGEGGEGGESPAELYAWLRAMPFVGTDRGGAARYHSVVRAPMLRLRRSSAPERWSAGHTGLAELYGRRRGALEEEDRRGPGHPWTRPAWRAVRVEELYHRLCARPRAALPAVLRDGVDACRVDTAVAREWARAVADAADDTDAGHLRSWSDDCRAALADEVSGPLRVLELLLARGGLDDAGRAAAHNAHGLRLFLLGRLREALGDHERAIALAPADPWGHHDLAVTYRALGEYESALRHLAEAADLAPDAAWVARQRGETYRRMGRPEEALPWLDRAHGLDPEDPLTLGSLGQSKFVLGRPQEALADLDRAIALWPDYVWALTRRARVRHQLGDGPGALADLDRAQSLAPDMPGIRGERGDVLRAAGRHEEAVAEYESALDLDPAYAWAGGSRALSLEALGRLDEAVASLEEALRVDPGYAWAREQRERILGDSEREIP; encoded by the coding sequence ATGGCGCGGGCGAGGGTGTCGATGCAGGAGCTGATCCGGCGCAGACGGCGGGCGGGCTTCGTGGGGCGGCGCGAGGAACTGCGGATGTTCCGCGAGAACTTCGAGCTGCCGCCGGACGACGACCGCCACCGGTTCCTCTTCCACGTGCACGGCCCCGCGGGCGTCGGCAAGACCTCCCTGGTGCGGGAGCTGGCGCAGCTGGCGAGGGACCGCGGCGCGCTCGTCGCCCACATCGACGAGGGAGCGGCCTCCATCCCCGAGGCAGTCGCCGAGCTGTCCGCCCAATTCGCCCAGCAGGGGCGGGGCGTGAAGCGGCTGGAGCGGGCCCTCGCCACCTACCGGCAGCGCAGCCACGAGGCCGTCGCGGCGGCCGTGCGCGAGCCCGATCCGGACGCGCCGTCCACGGGCAGCGCCGTGGCGGCCCGCGCCGGGGTCGTCGGCCTCGGCATGGTGCCGGTGGTGGGCGCCCTCGCCGGGGTCGTCGACGCGGACCGCCTCGCGCGGGGCGCCGACCGGCTGCGGTCCCGCTTCCGCACCCAGGAGGACGCCCGCCTCGTCCTGGAACCGGAGCGCGTGCTCACCCCCGTGCTCCTGGACGAACTGGCCGAGGCCGCCGACACCGCGCCCTGGCTGGCCCTGTTCTTCGACACGTACGAGCGGACGGCACCGTTCCTCGACCGCTGGCTGCACGACATGATGACGACCGACCGCTACGGCGAACTCCCCGCCAACGTCGTCCTGGTGACCGCGGGCCAGCGCCCCCTCGACCCCACCCGCTGGGAGGGCGCCGCGGACTTCGCCGCCGATCTGCCGCTGCGGCCCTTCACGGACGCCGAGGCGCGCGTCCTGCTCGCCGCCAAGGGCGTCACCGACGAGCCGGTGGTCACGGAGGTGCTGCGCCTCTCGGGCCGGCTGCCCGTACTCGTCTCCACCCTCGCCGAGAGCGGCCCGGCGGACCCGGGCGACGTGGGCGACCCGAGCGCCACGGCCGTCGAGCGCTTCCTGAAGGGGGAGCAGGACCCGGCGCGCCGCGCGGCCGCGCTGGCGTGCGCGCTGCCCCGCCGCCTCGACGAGGAGGTCGTCCGCGCCGCCACCGGCGAGGGCGGCGAGGGCGGCGAGAGCCCGGCGGAGCTGTACGCCTGGCTGCGCGCGATGCCGTTCGTAGGGACCGACCGCGGGGGCGCGGCCCGCTACCACAGTGTCGTACGCGCCCCGATGCTGCGCCTGCGCCGCAGCTCGGCCCCCGAGCGGTGGAGCGCGGGACACACCGGGCTCGCGGAGCTGTACGGGCGGCGGCGCGGCGCGCTGGAGGAGGAGGACCGGCGCGGGCCGGGGCACCCCTGGACGCGTCCCGCGTGGCGGGCCGTGCGGGTGGAGGAGCTGTACCACCGGCTGTGCGCCCGGCCCCGTGCCGCGCTGCCGGCGGTGCTGCGGGACGGGGTCGACGCGTGCCGCGTGGACACGGCCGTGGCACGCGAGTGGGCGCGGGCCGTCGCGGACGCGGCCGACGACACGGACGCGGGGCACCTGCGGTCCTGGTCCGACGACTGCCGGGCGGCGCTCGCCGACGAGGTGTCCGGGCCGCTGCGCGTCCTGGAGCTGCTGCTGGCCCGCGGCGGTCTCGACGACGCGGGCAGGGCCGCCGCGCACAACGCCCACGGCCTGCGACTCTTCCTCCTCGGCCGTTTGCGGGAGGCGCTCGGCGACCACGAGCGCGCCATCGCGCTGGCCCCGGCCGACCCCTGGGGCCACCACGACCTCGCGGTGACCTACCGGGCGCTCGGCGAGTACGAGAGCGCGTTGCGCCACCTCGCCGAGGCCGCCGATCTTGCGCCCGACGCGGCGTGGGTGGCGCGCCAGCGCGGCGAGACCTACCGGCGCATGGGCCGCCCGGAGGAAGCGCTGCCCTGGCTGGACCGGGCGCACGGCCTCGACCCGGAGGACCCGCTGACCCTGGGCAGCCTCGGCCAGTCCAAGTTCGTCCTCGGCCGCCCCCAAGAGGCCCTCGCCGACCTGGACCGCGCGATCGCCCTGTGGCCGGACTACGTCTGGGCGCTGACCCGAAGGGCCCGTGTCCGGCACCAGCTCGGCGACGGGCCGGGCGCCCTCGCCGACCTCGACCGCGCCCAGAGCCTCGCCCCGGACATGCCGGGCATCCGGGGCGAGCGGGGCGACGTCCTGCGCGCGGCGGGCCGTCACGAGGAGGCTGTCGCGGAGTACGAGTCGGCGCTGGACCTCGACCCCGCCTACGCGTGGGCGGGGGGCAGCAGGGCCCTGTCCCTGGAGGCGCTTGGTCGCCTGGACGAGGCGGTGGCGTCCCTGGAGGAGGCGCTGCGGGTCGATCCCGGGTACGCATGGGCGCGGGAGCAGAGGGAGCGGATCCTGGGCGATTCGGAACGAGAAATTCCGTAG